GTGCTAACTAGTAAgaagtctgaatcattaagtgtttaatcagtaagaggtctgaaccattaagagctagtataatacttaaccattcagaggcaaatgtttgatcaactcagattagaggtcttaaccattcagactttttATAGTGCTTAATCATTCGGAGGCAATTGTCTGAACCATTCACCcatctgctcacgaaacaaatAATCTGAACCATTAATTACTGAACTAGTAAGGGGTCTGAATCATTGTGTAAGGGGTCTGAATCATTCAGAGcctcattaagagctaaacaaacagcccctaagactTGAAGAGAGAAAGAATTGTTCTGAATTTGACTAAGGCTAAAAGGGTGTAGGGGCCATAGTTAAAACATGATTCGTTGTGTAAGAATATGAATGAAAGGTTATACCACCCTCCCTCAATAATTCATGATTATATTGGCGTGGATTAAACCACAATTACCACGGGCACCTTTTTTCTATTTTCCTAGATTTTGACACTTTAAAAGATAAACTAAAATAACAAAAGGGATAGTGATTTGTGTCATGACCACTAGAATAGTAGTGTTATATGGTAGATTAGAAGTGGATGATGACCACATCCTTACGTGTTGGATAGTAGATTAAAAGTGGATGACCGATGCGTATATAAAGGGTCATAATGGTCATGAGAGGGTCATCACCGCAcagttcaaaaccggatatccaaaaattcggatatccgagtttcggatatccgaaattttcggatacctgatttcactatccgaatccgtatccgaattTTCAGATAGTGGATCGGATATCTGAATATCAATTAGTtatttaatttttagtttttaatttttttaatattccGAACTAGATATTCCTGATCGTTTTGGATATCCAAatataaattttcggatatttttcggatagtttcgtatttcggatatttttcatatatatatatccgataaaaaataaaaattaaattttcggatatttcaaatatccgaaatatccgaaaattttcaaaatcactATCTGAATCCGAATTCGAAAATTCGAATATCCGAGTTtaggatatccgaaatttcggatttttcggattcggatatcagATAGTTCCAGATCGAATTTTTGAATACGGATATTTTCGAACACCCCTACCGCACACACTATTTAGGGTGAAGGGTTGCGAGATTTGAGGAGAGTTATTTCGATTTTAGGGAGGAGTTAATTTTAATGAATCAAAACAAATACAAATACCAGAAATACCCTTAATTCTATCTAATTTTAACTCTTTTTGAGAACTAACGAGGTGTCTTTAATACCAACTCTAGATCTAGTTTATGGATGCACCAAATTTGTTCTCACGgtttttatatttgttatattcgAAATTTTTCGGGCCGGCTCTTAtaattcgtgtaccctgttcgagctccaAAAAACGTGCTCTTAGGCCTTCACGAAATTAGGTATTTAGCTCAACAAAGGTCTAAACATAATGCCAAtaggctaataactaatctaaaacataaaatagttttgtaagtgagcCTATATTGGTGTTTGTATAAGTATACcctataaaaaaaaattttacgtATACACATcagatttttttctaaaaaacgTGCCTTGACCGATGGTCCTCTCCGTCCAACCCCTGGGTGTACCCTGGGTGACACACATAGTTGCCACGTACTTATGACTATATGTTACTATTCGACTCATTGTGCTTCCATACGACTTTTGGTACCATTTTAGTATTGTCTTGTGTTTAGACAAGTTTAGTTATTGTCATTTTAGTTACTCACTTGTTTATATATATCAACATGATTGTTACTTATTTATAATGCCATGACTCGTCACATGTTTTAGCAACAactatttaaaacatgttaccaTATCATATTATGTCCAACGATGTGAAACTTGTACACATACGTACATAAGCTGCTAATTAAACACTAGAAGAAACTAACAAAGTAAAGACAAAATTAACCACACAAAACACCACTTGACATCATCAAGCAACTGGTAGTTACCATCTATCCGGTGCCGGTAACACCGGGGTCCGGCTTGTCGCGGCGGCCTTGTTCTTGCGCTTCGACGGTGGCCGACACTGCATCGCCAAAAACAGGGCCGCCGCGACCGGCACAATCCTCCACCTTATCTTGTATTTTATCGATCTGAATCTTACCCTCGTCATCCTTGGAGTGGATATCCATTCGACTCTGGTTCTCTCCCCCTGGTACGGAATGATATGTTGTTGCCGTCGTGCTTCCCGGCGGCAAAGTTCCTTGGGCTCCTGACATTACTTTACTATTACTATATTTAGTATGTTTCTGTTTTTGTTATATGTGTATATGTTATGGATATTTATAGTATGAAATATCTTGGAAAGGATAGGGTTAGATCGAGGGTGTTGATCTATATTTGCCACGTGGTGGTTATGTGTCAAAAACCTAGTACACATGCTTAGCTCTCACGATGGGGAAAATTTCATCCTAACATGAATAAAATTTATTATATAGTAGGTTATAATcttgtatattacacgggttaagtaataaataaaatatcaaataatTATTAACGAAaatttaacaattataaaacgatattttaaGATACTTTTCTGATATCCGAACAAAATTTTGTTTTACGTATGATCAAAACTTGTGATGTTtgttaagtttataaatatgAAAGCATTTGAACCATCGATTAGAAGACAAACTGTATCATTGACTTTCTCACGACGTGAAtccaagttttatttaaataccaATGCTCTTAATTTATTAGTTCTAAAAATATTGTTGAAAGGTTTAGATTAGGCATATAGCAATTAGCCAATTAGATAAACTTATAactacaaaataatatttaagataattaatataaatatataataataagatGATTTATAAAATAGTTTCTTAAATGttttaaacaaatattaaatttaataatttaaattaaataataattatctacagtTAAGTAATAGTAGATGGTCTAGAATAATTATCTACAgttaggagggggaaatatgtaaaaattccTATTTTTTAATTGATAATGGATGATTTCCGTTGATAAAagcttttgttttcttttttaattttatttttaaatctgTATAAACTGAAAGATGATACTTCAGTATCATTCCATTACttttacttttaatttttttaacattgtaTATTTTATAGTAAATATGTAGTTTTAGAGTATTAATATGCAATAATTTTTTGGTTAAGCGGGTCATGTTTTTATCAACCCACAACAGGTCTTTTCGTATACGGGTTCATGCGTGTGGCACGTTTATTGATTTGTGTCATGTTCGGAGGGTTCAACCTGTGAATATGACCCATTCAACACCCCTAACTTAAACACACACTAATAATCGTTACATTCCCGACAGGAACTTCTGCAATCAAAATTGTATTTGAGAAAACAACAGTGAAGATAATAGGAAATTTATCACAACTGCCACCATTGGAGATACCTCAACTACCCAAACAATTTAGGCCATCAACTAACCGAGGGAGcggtgattttgattttgattttgatgttaCTTAC
This is a stretch of genomic DNA from Helianthus annuus cultivar XRQ/B chromosome 16, HanXRQr2.0-SUNRISE, whole genome shotgun sequence. It encodes these proteins:
- the LOC110915936 gene encoding uncharacterized protein LOC110915936, with the translated sequence MSGAQGTLPPGSTTATTYHSVPGGENQSRMDIHSKDDEGKIQIDKIQDKVEDCAGRGGPVFGDAVSATVEAQEQGRRDKPDPGVTGTG